One Mangrovimonas cancribranchiae DNA segment encodes these proteins:
- a CDS encoding group III truncated hemoglobin, with amino-acid sequence MKKKDIKNRDDIKLLVSSFYDKIRAHAILAPFFENAITDWEAHIEKLTDFWEASLFLKTKFYGNPLQAHIEVDRNNNHSITQEHFGLWLNLWINTIDTLYKGDYAENAKSKARKMASFMYINIFSARK; translated from the coding sequence ATGAAGAAAAAGGATATAAAAAATAGAGACGACATCAAGCTATTGGTTAGTAGTTTTTACGATAAAATAAGAGCACACGCTATATTAGCGCCTTTTTTTGAAAACGCAATAACCGATTGGGAAGCGCATATTGAAAAGCTAACTGATTTCTGGGAAGCTAGTTTGTTTTTAAAAACAAAGTTTTACGGTAATCCGTTACAAGCACATATAGAAGTAGATAGAAATAATAACCATAGTATTACACAAGAACATTTTGGTTTATGGCTAAATTTATGGATTAATACTATTGATACACTTTATAAAGGTGACTATGCCGAAAACGCTAAAAGCAAAGCAAGGAAAATGGCTAGTTTTATGTATATAAATATTTTCTCCGCGAGAAAATAG
- a CDS encoding Rossmann-like and DUF2520 domain-containing protein: protein MISICIIGAGNVATHLYKAFTQSNQLQVKQWYNRNLSKVSTYKNEVNITDNIEQLAEADIYIMAISDDAIKKVSSNLPFENRLVVHTSGSAGIHDLDKKLRRGVFYPLQTFSKNVEMDFKQVPICIETIDKQDIDTLKTITEAIGSKWYRINTEQRQTLHLSAVFVNNFTNQLYRIAHEISDAKSIDFDILKPLIMETAKKVQTVSPYMAQTGPAVRRDKKTIKRHLKQLENSKHKDIYELLTASIKHTHGR from the coding sequence ATGATTTCAATTTGCATTATAGGAGCCGGAAATGTAGCTACACATTTATATAAAGCTTTCACACAGAGTAACCAATTGCAAGTAAAGCAGTGGTATAACCGCAATTTATCTAAAGTTAGCACGTATAAAAATGAGGTAAATATTACTGATAATATAGAACAATTGGCTGAAGCTGATATCTATATTATGGCTATTAGCGACGATGCTATTAAAAAAGTGTCGTCTAACTTACCGTTTGAAAACCGATTAGTTGTGCATACTTCGGGTAGTGCTGGTATTCATGATTTAGACAAAAAATTACGCCGTGGCGTATTTTACCCTTTACAAACGTTCTCTAAAAACGTTGAAATGGATTTTAAACAGGTGCCTATATGTATAGAAACTATAGATAAACAAGATATTGACACCCTAAAAACCATTACAGAAGCCATTGGGAGTAAATGGTATAGAATTAATACCGAACAACGCCAAACGCTACACCTTTCGGCTGTATTTGTAAATAATTTCACCAATCAATTGTATCGTATCGCTCACGAAATAAGCGATGCTAAGAGTATAGATTTCGATATCTTAAAACCTTTAATTATGGAAACGGCCAAAAAAGTACAAACCGTTTCGCCTTACATGGCGCAAACTGGACCAGCCGTGAGACGTGATAAAAAAACAATAAAACGTCATTTAAAACAATTAGAAAACTCGAAACATAAAGACATATACGAGCTGCTTACAGCTTCAATAAAACACACTCATGGAAGATAA
- a CDS encoding HAD-IIIA family hydrolase, whose translation MEDKSYKEYLEHITTFIFDVDGVLTDGTITITTNGEMLRTMNIKDGYAIKTALQAGFNVCIISGGTNEGVRKRLRGLGVTDIYLGAHNKIEQLDEYLDIYNIKAENVLYMGDDVPDYPVMKLIGLPCCPQDAVPEIKGISKYVSHKNGGKGAVRDVIEQVLKVQEKWNSNFDAKYD comes from the coding sequence ATGGAAGATAAAAGTTACAAAGAATACCTAGAACATATAACCACATTTATTTTTGATGTTGATGGCGTGCTTACCGATGGCACAATAACCATTACAACAAACGGCGAGATGCTAAGAACTATGAATATTAAAGATGGTTATGCTATAAAAACAGCTCTACAAGCAGGTTTTAATGTATGCATTATTTCTGGAGGCACCAACGAAGGGGTTCGTAAACGTTTACGTGGCTTAGGAGTTACCGATATTTATCTTGGCGCACATAATAAAATTGAACAGCTAGATGAATATTTAGACATTTACAATATTAAAGCCGAAAATGTATTGTACATGGGAGACGATGTTCCCGATTACCCGGTTATGAAATTGATAGGTTTACCATGCTGCCCACAAGATGCTGTTCCAGAAATAAAAGGCATTTCTAAATACGTCTCTCACAAAAATGGTGGTAAAGGTGCTGTAAGAGATGTTATTGAGCAAGTTTTAAAAGTTCAGGAAAAATGGAATAGTAACTTTGATGCTAAATACGATTAA
- the ccsA gene encoding cytochrome c biogenesis protein CcsA, which yields MLKKLTKTLFSTRLTAVLFIVFAAAMAIGTFMDAGEETSPTAYSRNMIYNTWWFETIMVMFVINFIGNIKRYRLLRKEMWATLILHLSFILIIVGAGVTRYIGFEGMMGIREGATENTFLSRETYITAYIDGDYEINGVAQRLPREWPVDFSYRLENDFKETAVYNNQPVTFELERFIQGAELDVVPSEDGEEYLKIVEAGGGAPHNHFLQSGKEQLIHNVIFTLNKPIEGAVNITNQDGKLSIESPFDGEYMTMATMTTGTLVKDSIQPLILRSRYIIGDMQMVFPKPVVKGQFEAVKKSRLLKGDEDGVVLKITSEGETKQVHLLGGQGHSNPFEQVSIAGLDIAVKYGSKTRELPFSIKLNDFIAERYPGTENSYSSFASEVTVLDQQEGDFDYRIFMNHILDHRGYRFFQASFDPDEKGTRLSVNHDFWGTWITYIGYALLYLGLLAILFDKNTRFGELKRLLKKVKNKKNALSVITLLFFATSFAQTEATQTNHIHNQPTKAEIDSIIHANITPKEHADKFAHLVIQDAGGRMMPVNTFASEMLRKLSKHNTYNDLDANQVFLSIHESPMLWYNVPIIYLKPKKSDSLKQLIGVPKEQDYVSLVDFFSDKGDYKLASYLEEAYKAPIPNGYQKELKDADQKVNLLYNTIEGYALRIFPLPNNENNKWISPTEYRRDGYQEQVNDSLYGNFINSGFSAYLFTLNKAKQTKDFKKAEELLEAFKKTQHKYGSEVMLSDKKINTEILYNKYDIFKNLFSWYMYAATLMFILIIIQIFNDKSKVLPVIVNVFTGIILLLFVLHTVGLIARWYVSGHAPWSDAYESMIYVAWATMLFGLIFGRKSNLTIASTAFVTSMILMIAHWNWMDPSIANLQPVLDSYWLMIHVAVIVASYGPFTLGMILGVVSLLLMIFTTKDNKKKMKLNIQELTIINEMALTVGLVMLTIGNFLGGMWANESWGRYWGWDPKETWALISIMVYAFVIHMRLVPGLRSRFGFNLASIIAFASIMMTYFGVNFYLAGLHSYASGDQIISLKFIGIACAVVAVLAILAYRNYAKFYKK from the coding sequence ATGCTAAAAAAACTTACCAAAACACTTTTCTCTACAAGACTTACTGCTGTTTTATTTATTGTATTTGCTGCAGCAATGGCCATAGGAACTTTTATGGATGCTGGAGAAGAAACATCGCCTACAGCATACTCAAGAAACATGATTTACAACACCTGGTGGTTTGAAACCATTATGGTCATGTTTGTTATCAATTTTATAGGAAATATTAAAAGATATAGGCTTTTACGAAAAGAAATGTGGGCTACTTTAATCCTACATTTATCTTTTATTTTAATTATAGTAGGAGCAGGCGTTACGCGATACATAGGTTTTGAAGGCATGATGGGAATTCGAGAAGGCGCTACCGAAAACACGTTCTTGTCAAGAGAAACTTACATTACAGCATACATAGATGGTGATTATGAAATAAATGGTGTTGCGCAGCGGTTACCTAGAGAATGGCCTGTTGATTTTTCATATAGATTAGAAAACGATTTTAAAGAAACAGCCGTTTATAATAACCAACCTGTTACTTTTGAATTAGAACGATTTATACAGGGAGCAGAACTAGATGTAGTACCTTCGGAAGACGGCGAAGAATACTTGAAAATAGTAGAGGCAGGTGGCGGAGCGCCTCATAATCATTTTCTGCAAAGCGGTAAGGAGCAACTTATACACAATGTTATTTTTACATTAAACAAGCCTATTGAAGGAGCCGTTAATATCACCAATCAAGATGGCAAGTTAAGTATAGAATCTCCTTTTGATGGCGAGTATATGACTATGGCTACCATGACAACAGGAACGTTAGTAAAAGACTCCATTCAGCCTCTCATATTACGTTCGCGGTACATTATTGGCGATATGCAAATGGTGTTTCCTAAGCCTGTGGTTAAAGGACAATTTGAAGCTGTTAAAAAATCTAGACTACTGAAAGGTGATGAAGACGGTGTAGTATTAAAAATCACCTCTGAAGGCGAAACAAAACAAGTTCACCTACTAGGCGGACAAGGCCATAGCAATCCTTTTGAACAAGTAAGCATTGCAGGGTTAGATATTGCTGTTAAATATGGCTCTAAAACAAGAGAGTTACCGTTTAGTATTAAGCTAAACGACTTTATTGCAGAGCGTTACCCTGGTACCGAAAACAGCTATTCTTCATTTGCAAGTGAAGTAACTGTATTAGACCAACAAGAAGGTGATTTTGACTATCGAATTTTTATGAATCATATTTTAGACCATCGTGGTTATCGCTTTTTTCAAGCTAGTTTCGACCCCGATGAAAAAGGCACAAGACTTTCTGTAAATCACGATTTTTGGGGAACTTGGATTACATATATAGGATACGCTTTGTTGTATTTAGGGCTGTTGGCTATTTTATTTGATAAGAATACACGTTTTGGAGAATTAAAACGATTGCTTAAAAAAGTTAAAAACAAAAAGAATGCTTTATCAGTAATAACCTTGTTGTTTTTTGCAACATCGTTTGCACAAACCGAGGCAACACAAACAAACCATATTCACAATCAGCCAACAAAAGCAGAAATAGATTCTATAATCCATGCCAATATCACACCTAAAGAACATGCCGATAAGTTCGCACATTTGGTGATACAAGATGCAGGAGGAAGAATGATGCCTGTAAATACATTTGCTTCTGAAATGCTTCGTAAATTAAGTAAACACAATACTTACAACGATTTGGATGCTAATCAGGTATTTTTATCTATTCACGAAAGTCCTATGTTATGGTACAATGTGCCCATAATTTATTTAAAGCCTAAAAAGTCAGATTCTTTAAAGCAGTTAATAGGCGTACCGAAAGAGCAAGATTATGTGTCTTTAGTTGATTTTTTTAGTGATAAGGGGGATTATAAATTAGCGTCTTATTTAGAAGAAGCATATAAAGCGCCAATACCTAATGGGTATCAAAAAGAACTTAAAGACGCCGATCAAAAAGTAAATCTATTATATAATACTATAGAAGGTTACGCTTTAAGAATATTCCCGCTTCCAAATAACGAAAACAATAAATGGATCTCTCCAACAGAATATAGGAGAGACGGCTATCAAGAACAAGTAAACGATTCGTTATACGGAAACTTTATTAATAGCGGATTTAGCGCTTATCTTTTTACACTTAACAAAGCCAAGCAAACAAAAGACTTTAAAAAAGCCGAAGAATTGCTAGAAGCCTTTAAAAAAACACAACATAAATATGGTAGCGAGGTTATGTTGTCTGATAAAAAGATAAATACTGAAATACTTTACAATAAGTACGATATTTTTAAAAACTTATTTAGTTGGTATATGTACGCTGCTACTTTAATGTTTATACTTATTATCATACAAATTTTTAATGATAAGAGTAAAGTATTACCAGTAATAGTTAATGTATTTACAGGGATTATTCTTTTACTTTTTGTATTACATACTGTTGGTTTAATAGCAAGGTGGTACGTTTCTGGTCATGCCCCATGGAGCGATGCATACGAATCTATGATTTATGTCGCTTGGGCAACTATGCTATTTGGATTAATATTTGGTAGAAAAAGTAACTTAACCATAGCATCTACAGCTTTTGTAACCTCAATGATTTTAATGATAGCCCATTGGAATTGGATGGATCCTTCCATTGCAAATTTACAACCTGTATTAGATAGCTATTGGTTAATGATTCATGTAGCGGTTATTGTAGCAAGTTATGGACCATTTACATTGGGTATGATTTTAGGTGTTGTATCATTATTATTAATGATTTTTACAACAAAAGACAATAAGAAGAAAATGAAACTCAATATCCAAGAGTTAACCATTATAAATGAAATGGCATTAACCGTAGGTCTTGTCATGTTAACCATAGGAAACTTTTTAGGTGGTATGTGGGCTAACGAAAGTTGGGGGCGTTATTGGGGTTGGGACCCTAAAGAAACTTGGGCTTTAATTAGTATTATGGTTTATGCCTTTGTAATTCACATGCGTTTGGTGCCAGGATTACGCAGTAGATTTGGGTTTAACCTAGCATCAATAATAGCATTTGCTAGTATCATGATGACGTATTTTGGCGTTAATTTTTATTTAGCGGGATTACATTCTTATGCTAGTGGCGATCAAATAATAAGTTTGAAATTTATTGGA